TGTGCAGTTCTTATCTTGGGATGAGATATTTTATGCATCAATATTCTTAGCATTTGAATCTATAACAAGTTCAACTTTAGGTTACAGGCATCACGTACAATTTGGGAGTTGAAATTCTTGCTCTCCCTTACTGACTtgactgaatgaaataaacCATACCTTAAGCATTTGGATTAAACATTAATCCATATGTCAAagaaatctttctttctgtatcttGTACCCAAGTTGGCAACACGTAATGCAAAGTCTGATGTGCTGTTTTGGTTGTTATAACTTACTTGGTAGCCCTTATGGCTGTCCTGTACACAGCCAGTAGAAAGGCAGTCTTCTAGAGACACGCAGCGCtttgtcactgaaacactgtcCCCATGCATGTCCATCTTGTGACGAGTGTAGCAGTAGCTGGTTCCTTTCAGACACAACACCATCTTTTTAGACTTATAGACTCACTCAGCACACAGGCCTTAACACTCTGTGACTAAATCAGTGAGGATGAATGGGAGTGGTTTAAATACTGAACACATCCTTATTTCCATACCTTGCCCTCTGAGTAAGGCACACACTGCTGGAGGTCATTCTCATGCGATAACTGACTGACTTTCTCATGCTGTAAAAAGTATAAAGATGAAAGTGTAACAGTACCTCTGGGACAGTAAGTGTCTGGGGCCCAGCGGTTACAACTATAGTTATCCTCTGCATCCTCACACGTGAAACATTTAAATCCACCAGGGTATGGAGTGGCTGTCAACACAAAATCACTCACCATTTCACactcaaaacaaatattataACTTGAAAACTAATTATTAATAAGATTCATTATACAAAGAGATACAGATATAATACTAACAGGATTAGGTTTTCCATACCAGGAGTACTCAcaattctcacacacaccacatctaAAGATCTTGTTCAGATTGTTATTACATTTGCCAACAGCAAGGCTCCATAGCTCAGTGGTTAGAGCACTGGTCTTGTAAACCAGGGGTCGTGAGTTCAATCCTCGCTGGGGCCTTGAAACTCCCTAATtttgggcagccgtggcctaaaggttagaggaCCGGTctcgtgaccggagggttgctggttcaatttCCAGaaccaacatccacggctgtgtgtgtgttcactgctggtgtgttggatgggctaaatgcagaggacaaattcactgctcactgttcacagtgtgtgtgtgtgcgatcacggaGATTTACGTTTACAAACTGAAGGAATACTGTTTACATACAACATGCAAGTATGTACACCTTTCCATACTATTAGAGCATAAATAATAACACCACATGAAAATTTTTATTACTAACATACTCAAGAAGAGTAAACCTAAAACTATCCTTTCTGTTTATGTATTAGAGTCTTATTACATGCTTTTGTAATACAAAAGTGTCTCCATATACTTGTCAGTTGTGAAAAGTGTTAATTTCtatatttcattctctctcgtGCTGATAGTGTGCAGATCAGTGGTGTTCTTACTGGATGGATGGAGGTAAATAATGTCTCTAAGAGTGAAATCACGTGAGTGGGTAGTTTTCATCCAATCAGAAGTTAGCATTAGGCACAGAACCCAGGCCACCCTCACCCAGGTCACCATTATGGGATGGCTCCTAACACACGCAGCATTCCACCTGTCCACTTAACCCACACCTTCGCTCACAACTGGAAGAAAAGAgggtgaaaagaaacagaaaacaatcacTGAGACAGGCTGTGCCATGTATTACATctaaagaaaaatacacatttaaaaaaaaccaaacaaaaacatgccaaTGAAGACAGTTTTCTGGAACTTTCAACTccttttaaaaatcaaacaaatatggAAAGCTATACCACgcagacaaaagaaaattaaagtGCTGTGCAttcattctcgctctctctctctctctctctctctctctctctctctctctctctctctcgctctctccctctctcttgctctctctcattccactgACTGCAGGTTCTCCTGCTGTCTTGTTGCCTCCCTCACTAGATCTTGTTTCATTCCACACCAGTAGTCAGGGTCAATGGATGCATCACCCTACTAGTAAAGCCTTCAGCACCTGGTCCAGAGCCTTGGCTTGGTCTCCCTCCATGACCCTGGAAAAACTAATTCTGCTCCACAGTCACGCACTCAGCAGGGGGTTAATGCCACTCCTCCTCTGAGACCCACCCACTCAGAACACAATGAACTAGCAACCCAAAATTCTTTGTTACaagatgacattaaaaaagaaaagaaaaaaaaacagaatctttttCTTCTATCCATCAACTTATCTTTGACAGCGGCTCATTTCTTCCCTTTTCAACAGGTATTGCAAAACATGATCCATTAACTTGCACAGTCAAATCACCGGGCTGCTCTGAGAGAGGTCAGGTCTCCATATATTACAGTTCTCACTAGCCAAGGTTACACTGTCTCTGCTCTAACATATGAGAACCACAGCGCACTTTGGGAAAGGTCCTGATAGAGAGTGAGTCATCAGGCTGTGTAGGCCTCATTCTCAAAACCCTGGTCTGTGGGAGTACTGACGATCCCTTCACAAATACAACAGCACTAGCTGTCAAACAGAGTTAGTGTGGAGCTTGGCCGTACAGATGAACTCTTCAAACAGAGCTGATAAGTGAAAATACTGCAGCCTTTTCTGAACTTCACAGATCTCTGCATTACCTTTTTAGTCATATCATACACTtggactgaaaaaaagcaatgcAATTTATGCCTTTTGAACTGTGTACGGCAAAAGAATGTTTAAAAATCTGAGGCCAATCTAATCTAATCCCTCTCGCCTCCATTTGCTTTTGCACTGACTTCTGGCTAACACAGTGTTAAGAATCTCCCTGATTTGGGTGTCAGATTTATTTAACCTGTCTCTTGCTGCCTGATGAATTGGTTGGATTGCAGAGAGGTGAAATACAAATTGTGATTACAAGACAAGGCGATTGATTTATGGCTCCATGAGAGTGAACAGgaacaaatttctctctctctcttgccctctctctctctctctcgccctcccaCTCACTTTTCCTTCCTGACCCACTTGCCTCCCAGTCTCCTGCTTGATAACACTGGAGCAGATGGACACTCTGTAACTGGATAGCAAAGCATGCCTAACCAAACACTGCatgagaaaattccagaaaattcTGTAAGGACACAAAATATTTATCGAGTCCTCTTCAACAGAAAACTCACATATAGTCATCAGTAATCAGAAATGACAAACTATGAATAATCAATTCAAGCCAAGG
This sequence is a window from Chanos chanos chromosome 4, fChaCha1.1, whole genome shotgun sequence. Protein-coding genes within it:
- the LOC115810263 gene encoding ly6/PLAUR domain-containing protein 6-like translates to MVTWVRVAWVLCLMLTSDWMKTTHSRDFTLRDIIYLHPSTTPYPGGFKCFTCEDAEDNYSCNRWAPDTYCPRGTSYCYTRHKMDMHGDSVSVTKRCVSLEDCLSTGCVQDSHKGYQVCTACCEGNICNLPLPRNETTAIFSTILPLNRKSKLSVDWPLCFLIIILIVHTFTHI